Genomic window (Arachis hypogaea cultivar Tifrunner chromosome 13, arahy.Tifrunner.gnm2.J5K5, whole genome shotgun sequence):
TTTTATTAGCGATTCATGTGTTGAAAAGGAATTATTTATTTCAACTTCACCAACTTCCTGAGAGAGAGGCAGTTGTGGTTCCAAATAATCTTGAAAAAGGAAATGAAACGAGAACCACCGACAACACAATAACAAAACTCATCTAAATTTATATAACTCTCccaattcaatttaaatttatataattttatgtcaaAATCGAATATTGTATgcattatgtatttatgttaaattttattttttatattatgtatttatttattaaattcaacATATAAATCTACAAACAAGGGTTTagtcaagtaaaaaaaaaatgcagATTCTAGTAATTTTTAATGTGACTCCAAGGACAAGTCAAACAGTTATTTATGTCATTTCATGCAATCTTGTGATTCTAGagattttaagatttaaatttaccTACAACTTAAATTCCATGGTGATGATCAAGTTTCAGGTATTACATTATCATGCTCTGAACCATTAGATTTATTGCAAGAAAAAATGTGATTTAATTTTACTACAATACTGATCCAATTTTTAACTGGAACATTTTAAATGCGTCCCAACTTCTGTTATATTATAAATGAGCTTTTTTCCCTCGAGTCTTGAAGGATGATATGTTATAATTTGAGAAACGAAATAACCGTCTCTCCCTTTCCACTTTCTCCTCCTTCACTATAAGAATTTTACATGAGTACATTGTACAACATTACATGACTTCCTCAGATGAAGAAAGCCTACAATATCTACAACAATCAGAAAAACCACTAAGCCAAGCAGGGTTTGCATGTACTCCCTGATAATTATCTTCACCGAATGGAATATAGATTGAAGCTAAATCTGAAAAACCAACTGCCACTAAGCATAACTAATCGTCAGCTTCGGTAGAAAAGTCAGGTTCTTCGGGTTTCGGTAACTTAGGCAGGTCATCTTTTATCTTCAAAGCACCCCTTCTTGTGTTAGCCGCGAACATTGAAGCAAGTATTGTTACCCCAAGGTTCAATTTAGTCTGAGATGAATTCGAGCCGGCAGGGTATTCCTCTTCATCGTCTACTCGCTCACTGACCGCGGTCTCATCTGAAGGAATGGATTCCCTCAAACTGAGGTCTTTGGCAGACATCCTTTTCTTGTACCGTCGCCAAGCAGCCTGAATAAAGCAGGCTGCCCAAGTTCTCCAGTGGTGGGAGTAAAATCGGAAGGTGTGCTGCAGCTTCTTACTGTGGAGGCGCCTAAATTGATTAGCTACAAACTTGAGGTCCTCCGCTCGAAgagcaaaagcttctacctcgcTTAGGGCTTTAACTGTCCTAGTTGAGGATGGTAAGTTTGTGGTTGATCTTGGTAGTAAAGCCCAAGAAAGTAGTTCCTCACCACAAAAATCCCCAGGCCTCAGTATGATTGAGTTGAAGAAACCGGTCCGGCCACCATTTGTAGTAGAACTATCCAATCTACCTCTGATAATGAAGAGCATTTCAGTAACAGGGTCTCCCTCGCGAACAATGTAGGTACCTAGAGTGCTGAGAGAAGATACCAGCCGCTCACATATTGCATCAAGAAGTTGATCATCCATCTGTGAGAAGAATGGAAcctaaaataaattgaaaaagaaatttgttAAATGCTTATATCGTACATTTTATACCTAACATCATTGTTATCTTCAGCGGTCTTAATACAGAAGTAATCTTCCAATCAAagttgaataataattaaaagataagatgGCAACCAAATTAATACTAAGTGAGCCATTACAATTACTATAAAATGATAATATATAAAATGAAAGCTAAAATAGCCACCAAAATTCATACTCGCCGAACAAGGTCTAAGCATAGGTGGCGCTGGATATCGCGGCGGAGATCTGCAGGTAATGCACGTAGAATGGTTTCTTCATCAACTCCACGAGTTGCAAGCCATTTATATTGAACAAATCGTCTAACACGGCTTCTTAAATCTTCAGGGAGCTGGCGATGCCTCATCCATTCCTCTGTGTCTCTTCGCTTAAGTCTCCACTCCTCAAGCCTTATAGTAATTGATTGCAAATATGTCTATACAAATAAAAgtcacaaaataataataaataaataaacaaataaacagaCCATTGTGAGATATATGCATATTGTGGGTCATTGTAAACAAGTCAAGCCAGACGACCTACTTGACCTTGTGTAGTgtacaaaaaaaatacatatagcTCATACAGCTATTGTCAAATACCAAGATTCCAAAGAAACATACACAAAAGCCTTATAGTATCTTGCTTATT
Coding sequences:
- the LOC112737898 gene encoding cyclic nucleotide-gated ion channel 17 isoform X3, with the protein product MSACVRTDLTLRIIVTFLRTIADIFYLLHLIIKFRTAYIAPSSRVFGRGELVMDPKKIARRYIRSDFFIDVIATLPLPQMVIWFIIPATRSPQTDHKNNALALIVLLQYVPRLYLIFPLSSQIIKATGVVTKTAWGGAAYNLLLYMLASHVLGASWYLLSVDRYTTCWKSICKKEPNPEKCFSYLDCSFTNNMQRRIWANTTNVFNRCDPNNDIDFKFGIFESAVKKQVVSSNFIPKYFYCLWWGLQQLSSYGQNLDTSTFIGETSFAILIAIMGLVLFSHLIGNMQTYLQSITIRLEEWRLKRRDTEEWMRHRQLPEDLRSRVRRFVQYKWLATRGVDEETILRALPADLRRDIQRHLCLDLVRRVPFFSQMDDQLLDAICERLVSSLSTLGTYIVREGDPVTEMLFIIRGRLDSSTTNGGRTGFFNSIILRPGDFCGEELLSWALLPRSTTNLPSSTRTVKALSEVEAFALRAEDLKFVANQFRRLHSKKLQHTFRFYSHHWRTWAACFIQAAWRRYKKRMSAKDLSLRESIPSDETAVSERVDDEEEYPAGSNSSQTKLNLGVTILASMFAANTRRGALKIKDDLPKLPKPEEPDFSTEADD